The following coding sequences lie in one Drosophila sulfurigaster albostrigata strain 15112-1811.04 chromosome 2R, ASM2355843v2, whole genome shotgun sequence genomic window:
- the LOC133835877 gene encoding neurofibromin isoform X2 has translation MATQKPGEWATGLLARFEDQLPNKIGAYGTQARMSQDQLVACLIHISRYRFSLVISGLTKMLQRVNEAALQNRHEPERCYFESLVIILTTLERCLTNQTKDTARFEEAMNVKLLLREISQFVDVQSDNNPNAAQLKALASKVLFALSQNHFSAVFNRISARIQELTSCSEENPDYNDIELIQHIDMDMIKLTKLLQETITKFRSKRAPPLILLYSLEKAIWNWIEYHPQEFQDLQRGTNRDISTCWEPLLDFVEYFKTENKKSKTLVWPLQMLLLILNPSSLEATVNELQQSEKEKEKEKVPSKSASSTSRDKDFSARQFIESIKRGLGPHSPSKQVTESSAIACVKLCKASTYININDSNNVVFKLVQYFINDLKALLFNPVKPFSRGQGYNFADIELMIDCWVSCFRINPHNIEALKVCLNLSSPQAYHFVIVCSLLRLAHIYVDFRLQNKNPFRIVNQPRLPWWPQTDVVHYRSAELRALFTDTLNKATQGYIAHTPLRYITSLTLKSKDTQKGLTRAEEGPAHKMLLLLLVRLIHADPTLLLNTQGKVAHEVQSSTLELINGLVSLVHQTTLPDVAQEAMEALLALHAPEKIEVWNPEAPINTFWDVSSQVLFSISQKLIQHQIANYTDVLKWLREILICRNTFLQRHKDYAHVGSQIAICKQAHIKMEVVFFMYLWSVDLDAVLTSLSCFGLLCEEAEICCSSDELTVGFIMPNYHIYQELAQLSSSATDTRICFFDNSHGNVLSRLTLQKRIMTLLRKIEHCVHGVQPAWEETFRNWEVSSKVLQTYPKLKTEDAQAEMFHRGMGKRRASHQSSEHDLEEQINEWANMTWFLLALGGVCLQKRNSNRQILLQQSQNNSSVASLAQASLYSSSTSSGHGSLHPSTVSLSTIPPAPPQDVSYCAVTQFIGQLLRLLVCSNEKLGLNIQKNVKELVGEEMSTQLYPILFDQVRAIVEKFFDQQGQVNVNVTDINTQFIEHTIYIMKSILDPKASKDPNNDQPSPSEHLGVTSIEGMMLGIVRYVRHLDMNVYAIRIKTKLCQLVEVMMKRRDDLAFRQEMKFRNKLVEYLTDWVMGTSHQIAPPSSADASILTNTSIIFRDLDQACMEAVAALLRGLPLQPEESDRGDLMDAKSALFLKYFTLFMNLLNDCIDSSEAEKELNNTPLLPPRPRMAAGKLTALRNATIQAMSNLLGANIDSGLMHSIDLGYNPDLQTRAAFMEVLTQILQQGTEFDTLAETVLADRFEQLVQLVTMISDKGELPIAMALANVVTTAQMDELARVLVTLFDAKHLLSPLLWNMFYREVEVSDCMQTLFRGNSLGSKIMAFCFKIYGASYLQMLLEPLIRPLLDDQEETCFEVDPARLEPTEDIEEHRNNLIALTQKVFDAIINSSDRFPPQLRSMCHCLYQVLSKRFPNLLQNNIGAVGTVIFLRFINPAIVSPQELGIVGKQVPSSAKRGLMLMSKILQNIANHVEFSKEQHMLCFNDFLRDHFEAGRRFFIQIASDCETVDQTSHSMSFISDANVLALHRLLWTHQEKIGDYLSSSRDHKAVGRRPFDKMATLLAYLGPPEHKPVDSHMMFSSYARWSSIDMSSTNFEEIMVKHQMHEKEEFKTLKSMNIFYQAGTSKSGYPVFYYIARRYKIGETNGDLLIYHVILTLKPFCHSPFEVVIDFTHTCSDNRFRTEFLQKWFYVLPTVAYDNVHAVYIYNCNSWVREYTKFHDRILAPLKGNRKLMFLESPNKLSDFIDAEQQKLPGATLSLDEDLKVFSNALKLSHKDTKVAIKVGPTALQITSAEKTKVLAHSVLLNDVYYASEIEEVCLVDDNQFTLSITNESGQLSFIHNDCDNIVQAIIHIRNRWELSQPDSVTVHQKIRPKDVPGTLLNMALLNLGSCDPNLRTAAYNLLCALTATFDLKIEGQLLETQGLCIPSNNTIFIKSVSEKLATNEPHLTLEFLEESIQGFQRSTIELKHLCLEYMTPWLKNLTKFCKSNDDAKKLKVSQILDKLICLTIDQKEMYPSVQAKIWGSIGQIPELIDMVLDNFLHKSITYGLGSPQVEIMADTAVALASANVQLVSKKVITRMCRVMDKSCTNPTQYLEQHMMWDDIAILGRYLLMLSFNNCLDVATSVPYLFHTITFLVCSGSLSMRASTHGLVINIIHSLCTCTNPSFGEEAQRVLRLSLDEFSLPKFYLLFGISKVKSAAVTAFRSSCRHPTDKWLGNERVTQPLPADRERLSLPSLEVITDALLEIMEACMRDVPDCEWLHTWTSLARSFAFCYNPALQPRALIVYGCISKSVTDHEVKQLLRILVKALESFNDLILIEALVMCLTRIQPLLRPESPIHRALFWVAISVLQLDEITLYGAGLALLEQNLHTLKSQGCFDRTETIAEVMMKTREKLEWHFKQLDHAVGLSFRSNFHFALVGHLIKGFRHPTPTTVSRTSRVLTMLLGIIAKPLHRDKFEVTPDSVAYLTALVAVSEEVRSRCHVKHALPRWPADLSCSSMDNGEVPNGVSTIGQPLSRRQKSWDILDQSALQFARQHKVPTLQERGSRSSVSNESNVLLDPEVLPDLSIQALVLTVLATLVKYSSDEGETRVLYQYLAEGSVVFPKVFPVIHSLLDQKINNILSVSHDQVVLNSVQNIIQNMLASEDPSQQQLHFLQSCGFGGLWRFAGPFTKYNMMGESSELFVNCLEAMVETCLPGDESAPVPPSPRPYNLSSSLSSLTLGSPTDKAFSSESLDFYDNCSGSVTSLRRASHSKSRAKHRLNESPSH, from the exons ATGGCTACTCAGAAGCCTGGAGAATGGGCGACTGGTCTGCTCGCAAGATTTGAGGATCAG CTGCCAAACAAAATCGGTGCCTATGGAACGCAGGCGCGCATGAGCCAGGACCAGTTGGTGGCATGTCTCATACACATCTCGCGCTACCGCTTCTCGCTGGTCATTTCCGGTTTGACCAAGATGTTGCAGCGGGTCAACGAGGCG GCACTACAAAATCGACATGAGCCAGAACGATGTTATTTCGAATCACTGGTCATTATATTGACCACCTTAGAACGATGTCTAACCAATCAAACCAAGGATACAGCACGTTTCGAGGAGGCGATGAATGTCAAATTGTTGCTTCGCgaaatttcacaatttgtgGACGTGCAAAGCGACAACAATCCAAATGCTGCTCAATTGAAAGCGCTTGCCTCGAAAGTGCTCTTTGCATTATCTCAGAATCACTTCTCCGCCGTATTTAATCGAATCTCAGCACGCATACAGGAGTTGACATCGTGCTCCGAGGAGAACCCCGACTACAACGACATTGAATTAATACAGCACATTGATATGGACATGATCAAGCTAACCAAGTTGTTGCAGG aAACTATTACTAAATTTCGCTCAAAGCGCGCACCGCCGCTAATTTTACTTTACTCGCTGGAGAAAGCGATTTGGAACTGGATCGAATATCATCCACAAGAGTTTCAGGACTTACAGCGTGGCACAAATCGAGACATATCTAC ATGCTGGGAACCCCTTCTGGACTTTGTGGAGTATTTCAAAACcgaaaataagaaaagcaaaactttAGTGTGGCCACTACAAATGTTATTGCTCATATTAAATCCCTCTAGTCTTGAGGCCACTGTCAACGAACTGCAGCAGTCGGaaaaggagaaagagaaagaaaaagtgCCATCAAAGTCAGCATCATCGACATCGCGTGACAAAGACTTTTCAGCCAGACAATTCATTGAGAGCATTAAACGCGGACTAGGTCCACATTCGCCCTCAAAACAAGTTACTGAATCGTCAGCCATCGCATGTGTCAAGCTTTGCAAAGCATCCACTTATATCAACATCAATGATTCCAATAATGTGGTCTTCAAATTGGTGCAATACTTTATAAATGATCTCAAGGCGCTGCTCTTTAATCCCGTGAAACCTTTCTCACGCGGACAAGGTTACAATTTCGCCGATATCGAACTAATGATTGACTGCTGGGTATCCTGTTTCCGCATCAATCCCCACAATATAGAAGCTCTCAAGGTTTGCCTTAATCTCTCCTCACCGCAAGCCTACCATTTCGTAATTGTATGTTCGCTGCTGCG ATTGGCACACATTTACGTGGACTTCCGGTTACAGAACAAGAATCCCTTTAGGATTGTCAATCAGCCGCGTCTTCCTTGGTGGCCACAGACCGATGTAGTCCATTATCGTTCCGCTGAGCTGCGTGCTCTTTTTACGGATACGCTCAACAAGGCAACGCAAGGCTACATTGCTCACACGCCGCTACGATACATAACGTCACTAACGCTCAAGTCTAAGGACACACAGAAAGGTCTCACACGTGCCGAAGAGGGACCAGCTCACaagatgctgctgctactcCTTGTGCGCCTTATACACGCCGATCCCACtctattattaaat ACGCAAGGAAAAGTCGCACATGAAGTGCAGAGCTCCACACTAGAACTCATTAATGGTTTAGTCAGTCTGGTGCATCAAACAACTTTACCTGACGTCGCCCAAGAAGCCATGGAGGCATTGCTAGCGTTGCATGCACCCGAAAAAATAGAAGTTTGGAATCCTGAGGCAcccataaatacattttgggATGTCAGCTCGCAGGTGCTGTTCTCAATTTCGCAAAAGCTGATACAACATCAGATCGCTAACTATACGGACGTGCTCAAGTGGCTGCGTGAAATACTTATCTGCCGAAATACGTTCCTGCAACGGCACAAGGACTATGCCCATGTTGGCAGCCAGATTGCTATTTGCAAGCAGGCGCATATTAAAATGGAAGTGGTCTTCTTCATGTACCTATGGAGCGTCGATTTGGATGCAGTGCTGACATCGCTTTCATGCTTTGGTTTACTTTGCGAAGAAGCAGAGATCTGCTGCAGCTCAGATGAATTAACGGTGGGTTTTATAATGCCCAATTATCACATCTACCAGGAACTGGCACAGCTCTCTTCAT CTGCCACGGACACGCGCATCTGCTTCTTCGACAACAGTCATGGCAATGTGCTGAGTCGCCTAACATTACAGAAGCGTATCATGACTCTCTTGCGTAAAATCGAGCACTGTGTACACGGTGTTCAACCTGCCTGGGAAGAAACGTTTCGCAATTGGGAAGTATCCAGCAAGGTGCTTCAAACTTATCCCAAGCTAAAGACAGAGGATGCGCAGGCAGAAATGTTTCATAGGGGCATGGGCAAGCGACGAGCCAGCCACCAAAGTTCTGAACACGATCTGGAGGAGCAAATCAACGAATGGGCCAATATGACATGGTTTCTTCTCGCACTTGGCGGTGTTTGTCTGCAAAAACGCAACAGCAATCGACAGATTTTATTGCAGCAATCGCAAAACAATTCATCAGTGGCATCGCTGGCGCAAGCATCGCTCTACTCAAGCTCAACTAGCTCTGGCCATGGTTCTCTACATCCCAGCACAGTGTCTTTGTCTACGATACCACCAGCGCCTCCACAAGATGTGAGCTATTGCGCGGTAACACA ATTTATTGGTCAGCTGTTGCGTTTGTTGGTATGCAGCAATGAGAAGCTTGGTCTCAACATACAGAAAAACGTTAAGGAACTAGTGGGCGAAGAAATGTCTACACAACTTTATCCCATACTCTTTGATCAGGTCAGAGCCATAGTGGAAAAGTTCTTCGACCAACAGGGCCAGGTCAATGTAAATGTAACGGATATAAATACCCAATTCATCGAACATACCATTTATATAATGAAATCCATACTGGATCCTAAGGCGAGTAAGGATCCGAACAATGACCAGCCGTCGCCGTCGGAACATTTGGGAGTAACCAGTATCGAGGGCATGATGTTGGGCATTGTGCGCTACGTGCGTCATTTGGACATGAATGTCTATGCTATACGAATCAAGACAAAACTGTGTCAACTCGTGGAGGTCATGATGAAGCGTCGAGATGATTTAGCCTTTCGTCAGGAGATGAAATTCCGCAACAAGCTAGTCGAATATCTAACTGACTGGGTTATGGGAACATCGCACCAGATAGCACCACCCAGCTCTGCAGATGCCTCAATACTGACTAATACGTCTATAATCTTTCGTGATCTGGATCAGGCTTGCATGGAGGCAGTGGCTGCTTTACTTCGTGGACTTCCATTACAACCGGAGGAATCGGATCGTGGAGATCTGATGGATGCCAAGAGCGCATTGTTTTTGAAGTACTTTACGCTATTTATGAACCTACTCAACGATTGTATTGATAGCTCTGAGGCAGAAAAAGAGCTGAATAATACACCTCTGTTGCCGCCACGACCACGGATGGCAGCTGGTAAATTGACAGCACTCAGAAATGCTACCATCCAAGCAATGTCTAATCTATTGGGCGCCAACATTGACTCTGGCCTAATGCACTCCATCGATCTTGGCTATAATCCTGATTTACAAACACGCGCCGCTTTCATGGAAGTCCTCACACAAATTCTGCAACAGGGCACAGAGTTTGACACACTTGCTGAAACGGTGCTGGCGGATCGCTTTGAGCAGCTGGTACAGCTCGTAACCATGATCAGTGACAAGGGTGAATTACCTATTGCCATGGCCTTGGCAAACGTGGTGACCACAGCGCAAATGGATGAACTCGCTCGTGTGTTAGTCACACTCTTTGATGCTAAGCATTTGCTCTCCCCTCTGCTATGGAATATGTTCTATCGCGAAGTTGAGGTTTCGGACTGTATGCAGACGCTCTTCCGTGGCAATTCCTTGGGAAGCAAAATTATGGCATTCTGCTTTAAGATCTATGGTGCCAGTTATTTGCAAATGCTTCTGGAACCGCTCATTCGACCACTGCTTGATGATCAAGAAGAGACCTGCTTTGAGGTAGATCCAGCAAGACTAGAACCAACAGAAGACATTGAAGAACATCGCAACAATTTGATAGCACTTACACAGAAAGTGTTCGATGCCATTATAAATTCTTCAGATCGCTTTCCGCCCCAGTTGCGTTCGATGTGCCATTGCCTATACCAAGTGCTCAGCAAACGATTCCCCAATTTGCTGCAGAACAATATCGGTGCCGTGGGCACAGTCATCTTTCTACGCTTCATCAATCCGGCTATAG TTTCGCCGCAAGAACTGGGAATTGTGGGCAAACAGGTGCCCAGTTCGGCGAAGCGAGGATTAATGCTAATGTCGAAGATACTGCAGAACATTGCTAACCACGTAGAGTTCTCCAAAGAGCAGCACATGCTTTGCTTTAATGACTTTTTGAGAGATCATTTTGAGGCCGGTCGACGCTTTTTCATACAAATTGCTTCCGATTGCGAGACCGTGGATCAGACGTCGCACAGCATGAGCTTCATTTCTGATGCAAATGTGTTAGCTCTACATCGTTTGCTGTGGACGCATCAGGAAAAGATTGGCGACTATTTGTCCAGTAGTCGAGATCACAAGGCTGTTGGTCGACGACCTTTTGATAAGATGGCCACTCTGTTGGCGTACTTGGGTCCACCAGAGCACAAACCCGTTGACTCGCACATGATGTTCAGCTCGTATGCGCGTTGGAGCTCCATTGATATGTCCTCGACCAACTTCGAAGAAATTATGGTCAAGCATCAAATGCACGAAAAGGAGGAATTCAAGACGCTCAAATCCATGAACATATTCTATCAAGCAGGCACCAGCAAATCAGGGTATCCTGTTTTCTATTACATAGCCAGGCGATACAA AATTGGCGAAACTAATGGAGATTTGTTGATTTACCATGTTATTCTTACACTTAAACCATTCTGTCACTCGCCCTTCGAAGTGGTCATCGACTTTACGCACACCTGCTCCGATAATCGCTTCCGCACAGAATTCCTGCAGAAATGGTTTTATGTGCTGCCCACCGTAGCCTATGATAATGTGCATGCGGTTTACATTTACAATTGCAATTCGTGGGTACGCGAATACACAAAATTCCACGATCGCATTCTGGCACCGCTCAAGGGTAATCGAAAGCTTATGTTCCTGGAGTCACCAAACAAGCTAAGTGATTTTATTGATGCCGAGCAACAGAAGCTGCCAGGCGCCACGCTCTCATTGGACGAGGATCTAAAGGTGTTTAGTAACGCTCTGAAACTTAGTCACAAGGACACGAAAGTCGCCATCAAAGTGGGTCCTACAGCTTTACAGATAACGTCCGCCGAAAAGACCAAAGTATTAGCGCATTCCGTGCTCCTCAATGATGTTTACTACGCGTCAGAAATTGAGGAAGTTTGCTTGGTGGACGATAACCAATTCACTTTATCCATAACCAACGAAAGTGGCCAGCTGAGTTTCATTCACAACGACTGCGACAACATCGTGCAGGCTATAATACACATACGAAATCGCTGGGAACTTAGCCAGCCAGACTCAGTTACAGTGCATCAAAAAATACGACCCAAGGATGTGCCAGGCACACTTCTAAACATGGCGCTTCTTAATCTGGGATCATGTGATCCCAATCTGCGTACAGCAGCCTACAATTTGTTATGCGCTTTAACAGCCACATTTGACCTTAAGATTGAAGGACAGTTGTTGGAGACGCAAGGTCTTTGCATACCCTCTAACAATACTATTTTCATTAAGTCCGTGAGTGAGAAGTTGGCCACTAATGAACCTCATCTCACACTGGAGTTTCTGGAGGAGTCCATACAAGGCTTCCAACGCAGCACCATTGAACTGAAACATTTGTGCTTGGAGTATATGACGCCGTGGCTAAAGAACTTAACAAAGTTCTGTAAGTCCAATGATGATGCCAAGAAACTAAAAGTCTCACAGATTCTGGACAAACTCATCTGTCTGACCATCGATCAAAAGGAAATGTATCCCTCAGTGCAGGCGAAAATCTGGGGCTCCATTGGCCAAATACCAGAGCTCATTGACATGGTGCTGGATAATTTCCTGCACAAATCGATTACCTACGGCTTAGGATCGCCTCAAGTAGAGATTATGGCCGATACGGCTGTGGCACTAGCTTCTGCCAATGTCCAATTGGTATCAAAGAAGGTCATAACACGTATGTGTCGTGTCATGGACAAGTCATGCACGAATCCCACACAGTATCTGGAACAGCATATGATGTGGGACGACATAGCCATACTAGGACGCTATCTACTCATGTTATCGTTCAATAACTGCTTGGACGTGGCCACCTCGGTGCCCTATCTTTTCCACACTATCACGTTTTTGGTCTGCTCTGGATCGCTCTCTATGCGGGCATCAACACATGGCTTGGTCATCAATATTATACACTCACTCTGCACATGCACTAATCCCTCTTTTGGCGAGGAAGCTCAACGTGTCCTGCGCCTATCGCTAGATGAATTCTCGCTACCCAAATTCTATTTGCTTTTCGGCATTAGCAAAGTCAAATCCGCGGCTGTGACGGCCTTCCGCTCCAGCTGTCGCCATCCAACAGACAAATGGTTGGGCAATGAACGAGTTACTCAGCCATTGCCTGCAGATCGTGAGCGTCTCTCGTTGCCCTCACTGGAGGTTATCACAGACGCATTGCTAGAAATCATGGAGGCCTGTATGCGCGATGTGCCCGACTGTGAATGGCTGCACACTTGGACATCGTTGGCACGCAGTTTCGCCTTCTGCTACAATCCAGCACTACAACCCCGGGCTCTCATCGTCTATGGTTGCATTAGCAAGAGCGTGACAGATCATGAGGTTAAGCAACTGCTGCGTATATTGGTCAAGGCTCTCGAATCCTTCAAcgatttgattttaattgagGCTTTGGTTATGTGCCTAACACGTATTCAGCCGCTTTTGCGTCCGGAGTCGCCCATACATCGAGCTCTCTTCTGGGTGGCCATATCTGTGCTGCAGCTGGATGAGATTACACTCTATGGTGCTGGTCTAGCTTTGCTGGAACAGAATCTGCATACGCTCAAGTCGCAAGGTTGCTTTGACAGAACGGAAACTATAGCTGAGGTTATGATGAAAACACGCGAGAAGCTCGAGTGGCATTTCAAGCAACTGGATCATGCTGTTGGTTTGTCTTTCCGCAGCAATTTCCACTTTGCTCTGGTGGGACATCTTATTAAG GGTTTCCGACATCCCACGCCAACCACTGTGTCCCGTACGTCCCGTGTACTCACCATGCTGCTGGGAATTATCGCCAAGCCGCTGCATCGTGACAAATTTGAGGTGACACCAGACAGTGTAGCCTATCTGACAGCGCTCGTGGCAGTCTCCGAGGAGGTGCGCTCCCGCTGTCATGTAAAGCATGCGCTGCCACGCTGGCCTGCAGAtctcagctgcagcagcatggACAACGGTGAAGTACCTAATGGCGTGTCGACT ATTGGCCAACCGTTGTCGCGTCGGCAAAAGAGTTGGGATATTTTGGATCAATCAGCTCTACAGTTTGCGAGACAACACAAAGTACCCACACTTCAG GAACGCGGTTCACGCTCGTCAGTGTCAAATGAATCAAATGTCTTGCTCGATCCTGAGGTGCTGCCCGATCTGTCTATACAAGCACTAGTTTTAACCGTACTGGCGACCCTCGTCAAATACTCATCAGATGAGGGCGAAACGCGCGTGCTTTATCAGTATTTGGCCGAGGGATCGGTTGTTTTTCCCAAAGTCTTTCCAGTCAT TCATTCATTACTGGATCAGAAGATCAATAATATACTGTCAGTGTCCCATGATCAAGTTGTGCTGAATTCAGTGCAGAATATCATACAGAACATGCTGGCCAGCGAGGATCcctcacagcaacaactacatttTCTGCAGAGCTGCGGCTTCGGTGGACTTTGGCGTTTTGCTGGACCCTTCACAAAG TATAATATGATGGGTGAGTCGTCAGAGTTGTTTGTGAACTGCTTGGAGGCTATGGTAGAAACATGTTTGCCTGGCGATGAATCAGCTCCAGTGCCACCCTCTCCGCGTCCCTATAACTTGAGTTCCAGCTTGAGCAGCTTAACGCTTGGCTCACCCACTGACAAAG CATTCTCATCGGAATCATTAGACTTTTATGATAACTGCTCCGGCAGCGTCACCTCGCTGCGACGCGCCTCACACAGCAAATCACGCGCCAAACATCGATTGAACGAAAGTCCATCACATTAA